A region of Lagenorhynchus albirostris chromosome 20, mLagAlb1.1, whole genome shotgun sequence DNA encodes the following proteins:
- the LOC132511831 gene encoding myosin-4-like: protein MSSDAEMAILGEAVPYLRMPEKERMEAQNRPFDAKSSIFVVDPKESFVKATVQSREGGKVTAKTEAGATVTVKDDQVFPMNPPKSDKIKDMVMMTHLHEPAVLYNLKERYAAWMIYTY from the exons ATGAGTTCTGACGCTGAGATGGCCATTTTGGGGGAGGCTGTTCCTTACCTCCGAATGCCTGAAAAGGAGCGCATGGAGGCCCAGAATAGGCCTTTTGATGCCAAGTCCTCAATCTTCGTGGTAGACCCTAAGGAGTCCTTTGTGAAAGCAACCGTGCAGagtagagaaggagggaaggtgaCAGCCAAGACCGAAGCTGGAGCT ACAGTAACTGTGAAAGACGACCAAGTTTTCCCCATGAACCCTCCCAAATCTGACAAGATCAAGGACATGGTCATGATGACCCACCTGCACGAGCCAGCAGTGCTGTACAACCTCAAAGAGCGTTACGCAGCCTGGATGATCTAC ACCTACTGA